GGGAACTTATAATATTTTAATTGAAGCTGATTGTTATAATTCAGTCACGCTAACTAATGAGACTATTGCCAACTATCAAACAAAATCTCTTGGCGATATTTTATTAACACCATTAACAGCAACAGCGCCTTCAAATTTAAGCACTTCAGGAACAAATACAATTTCTACAAATGCTTCCTGGTCTGCTACATCTGCTGATAATTTTGACATTAGATATAAAGTTCTGGCCGCTCCAACATGGACAGAAGTTTTAGGTGTTACAAATCCATATCAAATTACAGGACTTAGCCCTAATACCACCTACGAGTTTCAAGTAAAATCGTATTGTGGTTCTAATAGTACGGCTTATTCAAGTTCACAACAATTTACGACAACCTCACCTATACCTTGTATTGGTAGCACCATTTCTGCATTTCCATATACCGAAACATTCGATGGAGGTTTAGGTCTTTGGACTCAAGGATTGAACGATATCCCGGGAGTTAATTATGAAGATTGGACTTTAAATGCTGGATCAACAATTTCTACTGGAACTGGCCCAACCGATGATTTCACTGGAGGTGGCAACTATTTATATACAGAAGCCTCTGATGCCAATGAGACGACTAATATCGGACAAAATGTTACAGTAACCCTTATTAGTCCATGTATCGATTTAACTGGTTATGAAAACACAAACTTTTCATTTTATTATCATATGGTTGGTGATGCCATGGGTACTATTTCGGTTGAAGTAAGTCTGGATAATGGGATTATTTGGAATCAACTAAATGCTGCTGGAAACACAGTGACAAATACACCAATATTGATTGGTCAACAACAAACAAATCAAGGAAGTCCTTGGTTGCAACAAACTATAAACTTGAGCAACTATGATGGTCAAGTCATCAAATTACGTTTTTCTGGAACAACAGGATCAACATGGAGCAGTGACATGGCAATCGACCAGATAAAAATTTCTGCAGATTTAGCGTCTAGCTCTGCACCTCCAACTGCTATATGCCAAAACATCACAGTTCAATTAGATAATACAGGGAATGCAACGATTATAGCTACAGATGTGGATGGGGGTTCTACGGATGATGTTGCCATAACCAACTATGACATTGATATCAATTCATTCGATTGTAGTGATATTGGTACGCCCGTAAATATAACACTTACGGTTACAGATGCCGATGGCCAAACAGATACCTGTACTGCTACAGTGACTGTCGTAGATCAAATTGATCCAGAATTCCAGAATATTCCTGCAAACATATTATTAACCTGTGGCAGTAATCAGCCTACGTGGACTGACCCTACCGCTACTGATAATTGTGATAACACCTTAACAGTTATAAGAACGGACAGTACAGGTTTAAATAGTGGCGATTTATTCCCGAATGGCATAACCACTATCAGCTATTCTGTAACCGATGATTCCGGAAATATAAATACGGTTTCATTCAATGTAAATGTAACCCTTGATAATCAAAAGCCTGATGCTATTTGTCAAAACCTAACCCTTCAGTTAGATGCTAATGGCAATGCCTCAATAACAGCATCACAAATTAATAATGGCTCTTTAGATAACTGTGAAATCGCCTCTATTACGGCGTCTCAAACTGCATTTACATGTGCTGATATAGGTGCTAACAACGTGACTTTAACGGTTACAGACGCTAATGGTAATTCAGATACCTGTATCGCCGTAGTAACAATTACTTTACAAGATGAACCAACGGCAACCAACTGTTGGGATAATTATGTATTCAACACAGGGAATTGTACTTGGGAAAACCAAGGAACACAACCTGTTGAACCAACGGCAACAAACTGCTGGGATAACTATGTATTCAACACAGGGAACTGTACTTGGGAAAACCAAGGAACACAACCTGCGGAACCAACCGCAATAAACTGTTGGGATAATTATGTATTCAACTCTGGAAACTGTTCTTGGGAAAACCAAGGAACGCAACCTGTTGAACCAACAGCAACCAACTGTTGGGATAATTATGTATTCAACACCGGGAATTGTTCTTGGGAGAATCAAGGATCACAACCTGCTGAACCAACGGCGACAAACTGTTGGGATAATTACGTATTCAACACCGGAAACTGTACCTGGGAAAACCAAGGCTCACAACCTGCTGAACCAACAGCGACAAACTGCTGGGATAACTATGTGTTTAATGTAGGAAACTGTTCTTGGGAAAACCAAGGAACACAACCTGTTGAACCAACGGCTACGAACTGCTGGGATAATTACGTTTTTAATGTAGGAAACTGTACTTGGGAAAACCAAGGATCACAACCTGCTGAACCAACGGCGACGAACTGTTGGGACAATTACGTATTCAACACAGGCAACTGTTCTTGGGAAAACCAAGGAACACAACCTACTGAACCAACAGCAACCAACTGCTGGGATAATTACGTATTTAATTCAGGAAACTGTAATTGGGAAAACCAAGGAACGCAACCTGTTGAACCAACGGCGACTAACTGTTGGGACAACTACGTATTCAACTCTGGAGACTGTACTTGGGAAAACCAAGGAACGCAACCTACCGAACCAACCGCAATGAACTGCTGGGATAACTTCGTATTCAACACGGGAGATTGTGCTTGGGAAAATACTGGTACACAACCTACCGAACCAACCGCAACAAACTGTTGGGACAACTACGTATTCAACTCTGGAAATTGTACTTGGGAAAACCAAGGATCACAACCTGTTGAACCAACGGTGACGAACTGTTGGGATAATTACGTATTCAACACAGGAAACTGTACTTGGGAAAATCAAGGCTCACAACCTACTGAACCAACCGCGACTAATTGCTGGGATAACTACGTGTTCAACACCGGAAACTGTACTTGGGAGAACCAAGGATCACAACCTGCTGAACCAACCGCAACAAACTGCTGGGATAATTATGTATTCAACACCGGAAACTGTACCTGGGAAAACCAAGGCTCACAACCTGCTGAACCAACCGCGACAAACTGCTGGGATAACTATGTGTTTAATGTAGGAAACTGTTCTTGGGAAAACCAAGGAACACAACCTGTTGAACCAACGGCTACGAACTGCTGGGATAATTACGTTTTTAATGTAGGAAACTGTACTTGGGAAAATCAAGGAACTCAACCTGTTGAACCAACGGCAACCAACTGTTGGGATAATTACGTTTTTAATGTAGGAAACTGTACTTGGGAAAATCAAGGAACTCAACCTGTTGAACCAACGGCAACCAACTGTTGGGATAATTATGTATTCAACACGGGAGATTGTACTTGGGAAAACCAAGGAACGCAACCTACGGAACCAACTAGTTTAGAATGTTGGGAAACAGCAACCTTTAATACGGCAACCTGTGTTTGGGATGTTACTAATGATGGGGATACTGTAGATCCTGTTTGTAATATTCAGAATATAACGGTTGAATTAGATGCATTTGGAAATGCCACAATTACAGCTGATCAAATTGATAATGGATCAACTGATGCTTGTGGAATAGATACTATTTCTGTTACCCCTAATACATTTGATTCGAATGACATTGGCGACAACAATGTGGTATTTACCGTAACAGATAACAGTGGAAACACGTCAAATTGTAACGCCATAGTTACGGTTATGGAATCCACATTAAGTAACCCCACATTTGATTATGAGAATGTAAGCATTCAGCCAAATCCGTTTAACAATTATATACAAATCAGTTTACCGACGTCTATTGCTAATGATCTATTTACAATTCAACTTTTCGACGTAAATGGCAGATTGGTGTATAACCAAATACAATCTGGTAAACAAGGAACCCTGACGGTTCAAGGATTAGACAAATTACAACAAGGTCCATACTTTATAAAATTAATTAATAAAAACAATGGTTATAGCGTGGTTAAAAAGTTGATAAGGTTCTAATAATCAATTAAGTGATAAAATCATGGCAGGTCTACAAAAATCTGCCATTTTTATCACATTGAAAATCAATGAGTTAAAGATTATATTTGCATTTCGTCGATTATATTTGCATTTCATGGAATATTTCTCTTATATTTGTCCCCAAGCTATTAATAAAAATTAATTAGTCCCAAAACTAATAAATTGACTACTTATGAAAAATTCTACTATCCAAGTACGAAAGTACCTATTGCTATTTAGTGTACTTTTATTTTCAAGTTACTCATTCTCTCAAACAACCCTTTATTCAGAAAACTTCCAAAGTAGTTTTGGGGGCTGGACTGTTTCTTCGTCGGGATCTGGAACTGGTGAATGGTTAAGAGGCACAAACGTATCTCATAACACGGGTAATACGGGAAATTATATTCATTCTAGGAAAGACACATCTCAATATAACAACAATACATTTATAACAGCAACTAGTCCTGCTATAAACTTAAGTGGTTATACCAATCTAAATTTAGAAATTGATATCTGGTACGAAACGGAAGCAGCCTATGACGGTATGAAAATAGAGTACTCGCTTAATAACGGTTCTACGTGGAGTGATTTAGGATCCGTTACTAATACCAATTGGTATAATGACACGGATGTGGATGCCTTCAATAATGGTGAAGATGGTTGGTCAGGAAATAGTACAGGTTGGATAACACGAAATCTTAATTTGTCAACGGAGAATATAAATTTTGAAACGAGTACACAAGTTAGGTTTAGAATTTTATTTGCTTCAGACGGCAGCATAACTAATACAGGTGTCGCTTTTGATGAAATATTAATTGAAGGAAACATAGCGGTTCCTCAACCAGAAATAGACATCACAGGACTAACAATCTCCATACCTGATGGTGATACTACACCATCTACTGCCGATGATACTGAATTTGGTTCAGTAGAAATAGGATCTACAACAGATCATACATTTACCATACACAATCGAGGAACAGCTACTTTAAATTTAACCGGTGGATCACCGCTAGTTGATATTTCCGGAAGTGCAGCTTTTACAATTTTAACACAACCTGGGGGAAGCACTATTGCTGCTGGAGCTAGCCGAACATTTGTCGTTCGTTTTGCACCTTCAGCTGCTGGCACTGTTACTGCTAATATTTCAATAGACAATAATGATAGTAACGAAAACCCTTATAATTTCAGAGTACAAGGTACAGGCGTCGCACCTTTAACCGAAGGTCCAGGCGGCGTTACTAACGATTTAGCTTTGTGGTTAAAAGGAACAGATGGATTGGGTTATACCACTGGTCAACCTGTATCGCTTTGGGCAGATCAAGGCCGAGGCGCTAATGCTACAGCACCGACAGGATTAGAACCAACCTACCGCGATGCCCCTTTATTTAATGTTAATTTTAATCCTGTTGTAGATTTTGATAATGATTATGACACGGCAGGAGAAGATTTTGGTTATTCGGACACCAATAGAAATACATTAGTCGGAACAGAAGGTTTTTATACACAAGATATGTTTCTCGTGGTTATTCCGGATGTGAATGTAACTTCATCTTTAGCTAGTATGGATGTTTTTTGTGGAGATATTGATCCTGTAACTGATGAACGAGATGGATCTGGTATTGGCTATGGTAGATATTCTGTACGATTTGATAATGAAATTATCTCATATTGTGTTAATACAACATCAACTTCAACTGTACCAGTAGCTGATAGAGGTTACGGAATTGCACATACTGGCTTAACAGACAACTATAACAATGTAGGTATTATAAACTCTAAAAACAATTCAAACTCCCCTACAAGTAGTGTGTTATTATATAATGCTAATGACATAGGAAATACAGAAGTCGGAGTGCCACAATTTGAAAATGTTTCCAACTCTAGATACTTTTTAGGAAGAAGTGAAGCATTTAAAGGTAGTTATGAGGGTAGAATTGCTGAAGTAATTACATATTCGGCTAAAAAAGATGATGCCAATCTCACCCAAGAACGCAACCGTATCCAATCCTATTTAGCCATTAAATATGGCATTACATTGGGGGTTAATGGCACATCCCAAGATTACGTAGATAGTGATGGAACACTGATTTGGGACGCTAATACAGGCACACCAGCAGAAGATGTTTTCAACTATGATATTGCCGGAATAGGTCGTGATGATGCATCTGATTTATTACAAAAACAATCTCGTAGTGTTAATAACGCTGTTGATGGTGGCTTTAGAGCCCAAGGTGTTTTAACCATAGGTATGGGCGCTATTTCTAACACCAATAATTTAAATACCAATTCAGAATTAGAAGATAAAGAGTTCTTGGTTTGGGGTAATAATGGTATTGATTTAGATACAGCCTCACCAGATATTACGGTAAATATGAGTTCGTCTATTTCACCAGCTTTAACAACAGATGTGTCATTTTCTGCAATAAGCAGAACATGGAAGGTTGTCGAGAATGTTGGTTCTGGAGGTGATATTCCTTCTGTAGAAGTCGCAATTTTAAGAAGCGCTGTAAGAACTGCAACACCACCTAACGGTCGTTATTTAATGTTTATTTCAGATACACCAAACTTTGATCCAACAGCCGATTACCGCGTTATGACAGAAGGCACAAACGAATTAGGTGAAGCTATTTTAAAAACGAATTATGATTTTGATGACACCAAATATATCACATTTGGTTGGGCACCAGAGCGTACCTTTGAACGTTCAGTATATTTCAATGGAACATCAAACTATATGGACATGGAAGATGCTTTGGATGTTAACCCAACGGCCTTTACTATTTCATCATGGATTAGACGTGATGTAAACTCTTTGAATAAGTCTATCGTTTCAAAACGTGATGCCGCATTTACTGAAGGTTACGACTTAAAAATAAACGCTGTTGGTCAGTTTGAAGCGTCTTGGAAAACAGCTTCTGGAGCCATACAAACCACAACTTCTAATACCATTATCCCTGAAAATGAATGGCATCAAGTAGCTGTTATTTATCAAGGTGGAACTGCTTTTATATATATTGATGGCATATTAGATAAACAAGCGGCCAAATCAGCTCCTAATAATACTGACCAATCGTTTTATATTGGCGCGGCATCTAAATTGACGCCTCAAGCATTTTTTAATGGAAATATAGACGAGGTACGTGTTTGGAATACAGCTTTAACGGTTAAACAATTGCGTTATATCATGAATCAGGAAATTGCAAACAACTCTGGATTTGTTGGAGGGGCTTATTTCTTGAGTAAAGGCGTAACACCTACAAAAGATGAAGTTGCTGCTATTCCTTGGTCTAGCTTGGCTGGTTATTACCCAATGTCTACTTACACGTATACCAACACGAAAGATGAATCTGGTAATGGCCACCAAGGTGCTTTACGTAGCTTAAGAACGGTAGATAGACAAACGGCCCCATTACCTTATAAAACCATCGGTACGGGAACGAGTGATTGGAGCCTGCATACGACTTGGTTAAATGGAAATTTACAAACCATACCTGGCGCCAACTCAATAGTGGATAACACAATTACTGTAGACTGGAACATTGTTGAAGTTGATGACAACGTAACTATGAGCAATAGCAGTTTAACAGCAGGAAATTTAGGAAACCGAAACCTATTAGCCTTATTTGTAGAGTCTAGTGAATTAACTTTAGACGGTGATAACACGACCGAAACAGGAAATGGTATTACAGTAACACACTACTTAAATTTATTAGGAAAAATAGATTTAGAAGGCGAATCGCAATTAATACAAACCATTGACAGTGATTTAAATGTTGGTATTTCGGGTTCTCTTGAAAAAGATCAACAAGGTACACTTGATGTTTTCACATATAATTATTGGAGTGCGCCTGTAGGAAATACAGCAACGGCAAATCCAAATAATTTTAGTTATTCGTTGAATAATAACATTATGAAAGATGGTACATCATCAGGAGCACCTGCGAACATAACTTATGTAGGTGGATATAATGGTTCTAATAGTGATGCCGATCTTAAAATTGCTCATTATTGGATATGGAAATACAATAACCGTATTGCAGATAATTACGCGTCTTGGCAGCACGTTAGAAATACAGGAACATTATTAGCTGGAGAAGGCTTTACTATGAAAGGTGTTACCAATACTGCTGGTGTTGTTTCTTTAGAGCAAAACTATGTGTTTGACGGAAAACCGAATAACGGAAATGTTGGCTTAACTATTAATGCTGGAAATGAATATTTAGTAGGTAACCCCTATGCTTCTGCCATTGATGCGGAACAATTTATAGCAGATAACGGCCCTACCATTTCAGGATCTGGAGCAAATCCAGCTATTAGTGGTACGCTATATTTCTGGGAACATTGGGGCGGCGGCTCACATGTTACCGCTGAATACCAAGGTGGTTACGGTACTTATAATTTCTCTGGTGGTACACCTGCCGCATCTATGGGTACTAATCATCCGGATGGTGGAACTGGTGGCACAGCTACTAAAACACCAGGACGTTATATTCCGGTTGGACAAGGTTTCTTTGTTGCCGGTGAGTCTAATGGTAGCGTGGTATTTAATAACGGACAACGGAGATTTCAAAAAGAAGGTGGTACAGGCTCTGTATTTATGAGATCTACAGAAGATAATATTGATGTGGTTGATTCACGAATGAAAATCCGATTAGGTTTTAACTCCGTGAATACCATTCACAGACAATTATTAGTAACTGCTGATGATCGTGCTTCTATAGATTACGATTGGGGATTTGATGGCTTACTAAATGAAGTCCAAATAGACGAAATGGCCTGGGTAATTCATGCAGATAAGTACACAATTCAAGGCATTAATTCCTTTACGGAAGATACTGTGCTACCATTAAACATCGTAACTAGAGATGACGGGTTAAATAACATAACTATTGATAATTTAGAAAATATTCCAAGTGATTTAGAGATATATGTACATGATATTGCATTGGATATATACCATAACTTACGCACGGATGGTGACTATGAATTTTATTTAGATGCTGGCGAATATGCTGATCGTTTCGAAATTACATTTAGAGACGGCAACTCGTTAGGTACGGAAGATGTTACGTTGCAAGAAAACTTACAAGTTTACTTCGCGAACGCCAAAGGAAGCATCATTATTCACAACCCGAAAATGGTACGTTTAGATGCTGCTGAAATGTTCAATATTATAGGACAGTCTATAATTCGAGTTGATACTTTAGAAGATACAAACTATCAAGAAATTAAAGTAAATGGTTTAAGCACAGGCACCTATATCATTAATCTAGAAAAAACGGATGGTAGCATCCTGTCTAAAAAGGTAATAGTGAAATAGCCTTAATACATGTCAAATAAAAAAGCCCTGAAAAGAAATTTTCAGGGCTTTTTTTTACAGCTAATTTTTGTTTCTAATTACAATAGCTTTAAGTTAATTTTTGAGTCAAAGCATCTAATGACAATTCAAATTGTTCACCTGAAATCATATTTTTTAATGTGTATGTGTCTTGCTCCATCTCGTTATCACCTACTAAAACCACAAAAGGAATGTGTCGCTTATTTGCGTGATTCATTTGCTTTTTCATTTTAGCATCATCAGGATATAATTCGGCATTAACACCTTGCCGGCGCAAATGCTTAATAGCTTTTAAACTAAACAGCGCTTCCGCTTCACCAAAATTGATAAACAACACATCAATATTTTTAGTCACCGTTTCTGGAAATAAATTCAGTTCTTCTAATACTAAATAAATGCGGTCTAACCCGAAACTAATTCCAACACCACTCATATCAGGCATACCAAAAATTCCCGTTAAATCGTCATAACGACCACCTCCA
Above is a window of Bizionia sp. M204 DNA encoding:
- a CDS encoding M14 family zinc carboxypeptidase; the protein is MKLTALKLRTLTAMVVFLIASSIMQAQVNASRQADQYLSQKGEVTFSFQINDVSEIESMTSEMSILNYDPNTRTVYAWANTEQFRRFESSNRTFQVNSEDNEATGIVMSNELPASQNRGPYPLTFPLTAYPTYADYATQMQEFAINHPDICELVDIGGTTEGVAGGNKRLLFLKLSDNIGTEEAEPKVMYTSSIHGDEITGYPLMLNLINYFITAYKNTGHSDHLRIKNLIDNSEVWINPMANPDGTYYNNATNTSVVNARRANANNLDLNRNYPDNVNGPHSNGHTAYELETQHFMNLAANTHFVLSANFHGGVEVVNYPWDNTYDRHPDDDWFMQISREYADNAQANSPNGYMDYLNNGITHGADWYLVYGGRQDYMNFTHQCKETTMELSNTKLIPSNQLVSHWNYNREALIEYLIQGTYGFQGKVKDAVSGDPIEATIKLVGHDALGSHTVSSLPHGDFYRPVFAGTYNILIEADCYNSVTLTNETIANYQTKSLGDILLTPLTATAPSNLSTSGTNTISTNASWSATSADNFDIRYKVLAAPTWTEVLGVTNPYQITGLSPNTTYEFQVKSYCGSNSTAYSSSQQFTTTSPIPCIGSTISAFPYTETFDGGLGLWTQGLNDIPGVNYEDWTLNAGSTISTGTGPTDDFTGGGNYLYTEASDANETTNIGQNVTVTLISPCIDLTGYENTNFSFYYHMVGDAMGTISVEVSLDNGIIWNQLNAAGNTVTNTPILIGQQQTNQGSPWLQQTINLSNYDGQVIKLRFSGTTGSTWSSDMAIDQIKISADLASSSAPPTAICQNITVQLDNTGNATIIATDVDGGSTDDVAITNYDIDINSFDCSDIGTPVNITLTVTDADGQTDTCTATVTVVDQIDPEFQNIPANILLTCGSNQPTWTDPTATDNCDNTLTVIRTDSTGLNSGDLFPNGITTISYSVTDDSGNINTVSFNVNVTLDNQKPDAICQNLTLQLDANGNASITASQINNGSLDNCEIASITASQTAFTCADIGANNVTLTVTDANGNSDTCIAVVTITLQDEPTATNCWDNYVFNTGNCTWENQGTQPVEPTATNCWDNYVFNTGNCTWENQGTQPAEPTAINCWDNYVFNSGNCSWENQGTQPVEPTATNCWDNYVFNTGNCSWENQGSQPAEPTATNCWDNYVFNTGNCTWENQGSQPAEPTATNCWDNYVFNVGNCSWENQGTQPVEPTATNCWDNYVFNVGNCTWENQGSQPAEPTATNCWDNYVFNTGNCSWENQGTQPTEPTATNCWDNYVFNSGNCNWENQGTQPVEPTATNCWDNYVFNSGDCTWENQGTQPTEPTAMNCWDNFVFNTGDCAWENTGTQPTEPTATNCWDNYVFNSGNCTWENQGSQPVEPTVTNCWDNYVFNTGNCTWENQGSQPTEPTATNCWDNYVFNTGNCTWENQGSQPAEPTATNCWDNYVFNTGNCTWENQGSQPAEPTATNCWDNYVFNVGNCSWENQGTQPVEPTATNCWDNYVFNVGNCTWENQGTQPVEPTATNCWDNYVFNVGNCTWENQGTQPVEPTATNCWDNYVFNTGDCTWENQGTQPTEPTSLECWETATFNTATCVWDVTNDGDTVDPVCNIQNITVELDAFGNATITADQIDNGSTDACGIDTISVTPNTFDSNDIGDNNVVFTVTDNSGNTSNCNAIVTVMESTLSNPTFDYENVSIQPNPFNNYIQISLPTSIANDLFTIQLFDVNGRLVYNQIQSGKQGTLTVQGLDKLQQGPYFIKLINKNNGYSVVKKLIRF
- a CDS encoding LamG-like jellyroll fold domain-containing protein, which gives rise to MKNSTIQVRKYLLLFSVLLFSSYSFSQTTLYSENFQSSFGGWTVSSSGSGTGEWLRGTNVSHNTGNTGNYIHSRKDTSQYNNNTFITATSPAINLSGYTNLNLEIDIWYETEAAYDGMKIEYSLNNGSTWSDLGSVTNTNWYNDTDVDAFNNGEDGWSGNSTGWITRNLNLSTENINFETSTQVRFRILFASDGSITNTGVAFDEILIEGNIAVPQPEIDITGLTISIPDGDTTPSTADDTEFGSVEIGSTTDHTFTIHNRGTATLNLTGGSPLVDISGSAAFTILTQPGGSTIAAGASRTFVVRFAPSAAGTVTANISIDNNDSNENPYNFRVQGTGVAPLTEGPGGVTNDLALWLKGTDGLGYTTGQPVSLWADQGRGANATAPTGLEPTYRDAPLFNVNFNPVVDFDNDYDTAGEDFGYSDTNRNTLVGTEGFYTQDMFLVVIPDVNVTSSLASMDVFCGDIDPVTDERDGSGIGYGRYSVRFDNEIISYCVNTTSTSTVPVADRGYGIAHTGLTDNYNNVGIINSKNNSNSPTSSVLLYNANDIGNTEVGVPQFENVSNSRYFLGRSEAFKGSYEGRIAEVITYSAKKDDANLTQERNRIQSYLAIKYGITLGVNGTSQDYVDSDGTLIWDANTGTPAEDVFNYDIAGIGRDDASDLLQKQSRSVNNAVDGGFRAQGVLTIGMGAISNTNNLNTNSELEDKEFLVWGNNGIDLDTASPDITVNMSSSISPALTTDVSFSAISRTWKVVENVGSGGDIPSVEVAILRSAVRTATPPNGRYLMFISDTPNFDPTADYRVMTEGTNELGEAILKTNYDFDDTKYITFGWAPERTFERSVYFNGTSNYMDMEDALDVNPTAFTISSWIRRDVNSLNKSIVSKRDAAFTEGYDLKINAVGQFEASWKTASGAIQTTTSNTIIPENEWHQVAVIYQGGTAFIYIDGILDKQAAKSAPNNTDQSFYIGAASKLTPQAFFNGNIDEVRVWNTALTVKQLRYIMNQEIANNSGFVGGAYFLSKGVTPTKDEVAAIPWSSLAGYYPMSTYTYTNTKDESGNGHQGALRSLRTVDRQTAPLPYKTIGTGTSDWSLHTTWLNGNLQTIPGANSIVDNTITVDWNIVEVDDNVTMSNSSLTAGNLGNRNLLALFVESSELTLDGDNTTETGNGITVTHYLNLLGKIDLEGESQLIQTIDSDLNVGISGSLEKDQQGTLDVFTYNYWSAPVGNTATANPNNFSYSLNNNIMKDGTSSGAPANITYVGGYNGSNSDADLKIAHYWIWKYNNRIADNYASWQHVRNTGTLLAGEGFTMKGVTNTAGVVSLEQNYVFDGKPNNGNVGLTINAGNEYLVGNPYASAIDAEQFIADNGPTISGSGANPAISGTLYFWEHWGGGSHVTAEYQGGYGTYNFSGGTPAASMGTNHPDGGTGGTATKTPGRYIPVGQGFFVAGESNGSVVFNNGQRRFQKEGGTGSVFMRSTEDNIDVVDSRMKIRLGFNSVNTIHRQLLVTADDRASIDYDWGFDGLLNEVQIDEMAWVIHADKYTIQGINSFTEDTVLPLNIVTRDDGLNNITIDNLENIPSDLEIYVHDIALDIYHNLRTDGDYEFYLDAGEYADRFEITFRDGNSLGTEDVTLQENLQVYFANAKGSIIIHNPKMVRLDAAEMFNIIGQSIIRVDTLEDTNYQEIKVNGLSTGTYIINLEKTDGSILSKKVIVK